Sequence from the Ostrea edulis chromosome 8, xbOstEdul1.1, whole genome shotgun sequence genome:
TCAAATAGATGCGTAACTCCAAAACATTGCAATtcgtaaattttgaaaattataccTGTGCATTTGGGAATTCATCGGATTTCTCCTTAAAAAATATTGACGATCTACTGCAGATCTTGGGGAAACAATGCTCGTCGTATGCACTTATTATAGTTATCATAACGTCGTTGATCATCATCGTTTTGACTTTAACAGTGAGTCGCATTGTATATAGATACAGATGGAAGCTCCGCTATATGTATTATATCGCCAGAGAAAATTACCAAGGGAACGCTGACAAATATGATTTGGTGAGAGAGACATCACATCGATTTGACGCTTTCATTTCATATGCTGATGAAGACAGAAGCGTTGTTTTAAGCCTCGTTAAGGTTCTAGAGAAAGATTATGGTTTGAAGTTTTGCTTACATCAACGAGATTTTATTCCCGGAACAGATATCGCTGTTAATATCACAAACGCCATTCATTCCAGCAGCCGAACAGTCTGTTGTATGACGTCACGCTACATCGAGTCATATTGGTGTATGTTTGAATTAAACATGGCGCGAATGGAGGCGATATATTCTCGTAATGGAAAAAATATCCTGTTTCTGATAGCGTTGGAAAAGAACACAATGAAACAACTGCCTTTTCATCTGATGGATCTCATCGAGACCAAGTCGTACCTGGATTATCCAAACTGTGACGACGAAAGGATTGCCTTTCAGTCGAAACTTGGAGATTTTCTGAGAACTTCTGATGGCGAATGATTTCTTCGAAGATCGAACCGTCTACACGATTTTATAATTCgtgtagaaaaaaaaagaattacatGCCAGATATGTCAAGGTAGAGACACAAGGGGTGACGTCACGGATCGTCTAAAATATTACTCGATAGAGACACGAGAGGTGAAAATAGCATTACTCTTTCTTGTCTATAAGACAAAGCAGAACGATAACTCGTATAAACACGAAGCATTACAAACATTTTATCAGAAGTGTACGTAACACGACGGCGCCATGATGATAAAAGTGAAAATGTAATTTGCAGAGCCAGTAGAATGGCGggaagaatacatgtattttatattatctatataccattatattgtatctgtatgatACTGTTCTATATACcattatattgtatctgtataatactgttCTATATACcattatattgtatctgtataatactgttCTATATAccattatattgtatatgtataatactgtTCTATATACcattatattgtatctgtataatactgttCTATATACcattatattgtatctgtataatactgttCTATATACcattatattgtatctgtataatactgttCTATATACcattatattgtatctgtataatactgttGTCTGTAGAATGGCGggaagaatacatgtattttatattatctatataccattatattgtatctgtataatactgttGTCTGCAGAATGGCGggaagaatacatgtattttaaagcaCACATTTCATATGGTCTTGAATTATCTATATACCATTATATTGTAATTGTATAATACCGCTgtctgtatatttttttcaggaccacaatgtgAACTAGTTTTGATACTAATTGTGTTATCTTGTATAAACAAAGAGCATTTTTATTATCGTtatcatcatcaccatcatcatACCATTACTTCGATTTGACAATGCACCATCTGTCCTATTCCCGTAGTACATATCAGAAATATCATTTTGGTATAGTTATGCATTACCGTCATTTTAGTATAATTATATACGACTACTTTCGTTTTGGTTGGGTGAGGCACATGCACCACTTCTGCCATGTCGAtatatttgcattaattattcGGCGTAATTGCAAATCCTATTCAGTTACAGAAGAAGGAAACATGGAAGTttgaaacaattaaataattttgaccccctgacccatgaatttaacaatttaaGAGGACATCacggacatcataaccatgcatttaatttatCTCACATGACTGTGAAAGtacagaagaaaaaatatttattttatttttttatttttttttttacatttttattatgtGGCCATATTGGCCTTCCCAAGGGCCTGAtccaggagccatgaatttcataatttagtCGAGAGCTTCATGAACATTTTCATAATCATTCACTTAGTTTTTCTCATATATATAATTCGTttaaggtgggggggggggataaagaAAAAATGCATTGACTTTGAAAACTATTATATCACCAGTATATCATCTTTAAACTTCTAAACCatgataaaacattaatctaAATATTCATCAGTACGGATTCAcaaatatcgtaaaattaattaaaaacctacttccgttttcgataaactaccctgaaatagcaaaaatgagagtaaagtGCCGGGACACGTTTTGGtggatctaagccagttttctACTCCCTTTGTAAATGACTACTTAAACGATATGAAGTAAATGATTAATGATTAATCCGTTATTTATCTATGCTTGGTTTTGATCATacagaagaaatatgttttgataattgttaaataattgttgaataatAAAACATGCCCGGTTTTTTTCTTTAATCCGTTATTTTTGTCTTGAATTTcccttatggaaatttccagaacgaagcaTGTCTACCAATCGCACAATCTCGGAACTTTCCCGCAAGCCGGTAAGTTGTGATTGGTTTACAgcatgatcagcataaaattgtgtaggcGTTCAGTGTTATCTATACTTTTTAGCTCTTTtaagccgaaggctcaaagagctaatcatatggccatatgtctgatgtgcggtgtgcgtcaacttcttgggaaaagggctatatctcaagaaccccttggttaatttttgtcaaatttgtcacagggtatccttagCCCAAGGGCTtttatttgtactaaaactagg
This genomic interval carries:
- the LOC130049101 gene encoding toll-like receptor 4 isoform X2, encoding MRNSKTLQFVNFENYTCAFGNSSDFSLKNIDDLLQILGKQCSSYALIIVIITSLIIIVLTLTVSRIVYRYRWKLRYMYYIARENYQGNADKYDLVRETSHRFDAFISYADEDRSVVLSLVKVLEKDYGLKFCLHQRDFIPGTDIAVNITNAIHSSSRTVCCMTSRYIESYWCMFELNMARMEAIYSRNGKNILFLIALEKNTMKQLPFHLMDLIETKSYLDYPNCDDERIAFQSKLGDFLRTSDGE